The Candidatus Dechloromonas phosphoritropha genome includes a region encoding these proteins:
- a CDS encoding hydrogenase maturation protease, with protein MSAPVVVFAVGNPSRGDDAIGPELCGRLAEWLENAGLAEQFELVEDFQLQIEHALDLRGRELALFIDAGENTPAPFVFARIFPSTAVAHTTHELAPEAVLRVYRQTEGGESPPAFVLCVRGEKFELGEPLSAMASQHCVAAMELLTQLCRQPSRAAWDRQVTGVKLRPP; from the coding sequence ATGAGCGCGCCGGTCGTCGTCTTCGCCGTCGGCAACCCGAGTCGCGGCGACGACGCGATCGGACCGGAACTCTGCGGTCGACTGGCGGAATGGCTCGAAAATGCAGGCCTGGCCGAGCAGTTCGAACTGGTCGAGGATTTCCAGTTGCAGATCGAACATGCCCTCGACCTGCGGGGACGCGAGCTGGCGCTGTTCATCGACGCTGGCGAGAACACGCCGGCGCCTTTCGTTTTCGCCCGAATTTTTCCGTCGACCGCAGTCGCCCATACGACGCACGAGCTGGCGCCGGAAGCCGTGCTGCGGGTCTATCGGCAAACCGAAGGCGGGGAATCGCCGCCAGCCTTCGTGTTGTGCGTACGCGGCGAGAAATTCGAGCTTGGCGAACCGCTCAGCGCCATGGCGTCACAACATTGCGTTGCGGCCATGGAACTGCTGACGCAGCTCTGCCGCCAGCCTTCTCGCGCCGCTTGGGATCGGCAGGTCACCGGGGTGAAGCTGCGCCCGCCCTGA
- a CDS encoding type II toxin-antitoxin system HicB family antitoxin, which translates to MRYPIAIEQGDEKHAFGVVVPDLPGCFSAGDTLDEAVDKAREAIELWLETVIDDGGSVPSPRSIADHQANPEFVGWIWAVVSVDLAALSDRSERVNITLPSRVLRRIDASAKAAGETRSGFIARKVLAA; encoded by the coding sequence ATGAGATACCCCATTGCGATTGAACAGGGTGACGAAAAACACGCGTTCGGCGTTGTCGTGCCCGATCTGCCAGGCTGCTTTTCCGCCGGCGACACCCTGGACGAAGCGGTGGACAAGGCCAGGGAAGCAATCGAGCTTTGGCTGGAAACCGTGATCGATGACGGCGGCAGCGTGCCGTCACCGAGAAGCATTGCCGATCATCAAGCCAATCCGGAATTCGTCGGCTGGATTTGGGCCGTGGTGTCTGTCGATCTGGCGGCGCTGTCCGACAGGTCGGAGCGGGTGAATATCACGCTGCCATCCAGGGTGCTGCGTCGGATTGATGCTTCCGCCAAGGCGGCTGGCGAAACCCGATCAGGATTCATCGCCAGAAAGGTATTGGCGGCATAG
- a CDS encoding efflux RND transporter permease subunit translates to MRISEICIKRPVFATVLSLVVILIGIVSYTRLPVREYPKIDEPVVTVDTTYRGASAEIIESQVTKPLEDSLAGIEGVEVITSISRAENSQISVRFKLERAPDSAAADVRDRVSRVRNKLPDSVDEPVIAKVEADANPIIWLAFSSDQHSALEVTDFASRIVKPRLQTLPGAADVRIFGDRKFAMRIWLDRARLAAYQLTPADVEDALRQQNVEVPAGRIESREREFSVVANTDLTKPEQFGAIIVKTVNGYPVRISDLGRVEIAAASERSSVRFNGRSAVALGVIKQATANPLELSKALRAELPKVTSELPPGMRVDIAYDSSIFIDRSIEAVFHTIGEAILLVLAIIFFFLRNFRATLIPLVTIPVSLVGAFAIMFMLGFTINTLTLLALVLAIGLVVDDAIVVLENIYRHIEEGMPRMQAALQGSQEIGFAVVAMTLTLAAVYAPVAFMTGRTGKLFIEFALTLAGAVLVSGFVALTLSPMMCSLLLKHEEKHGKVFMAIEGFLNWLNLGYKRVLTAALGRRWIIMAGFVAVAASSVVLFGMLKSELAPVEDRGVILGVFLGPDGATLDYTDKYARQIEGIYSQTPDIERFFVVSGNPTVGQGISFVGLTDWKARSRHSTDIAKELFPKFMAIPGVLAFPVTPPSLGQSPRERPINFVVVTSASYEELEQVTAKILAEVARNPGLTNVDTDLKLNKPELSIEVKRDKAADMGVPVEAIGRTLETLLGGRQVTRFKRDGEQYDVIVQVADSDRRNPEDIRDIYARGRDGSMISLDNLVGVSETIAPRELNHFGQRRAVTVTANLAPGYTMGEALTFMDGVAAQILTPGYAVDYNGQTREFRQSSSSLGLTFSLALAFIYLVLAAQFESFRDPFIIMLTVPLSMAGALLALWLTGGTLNVYSQIGLVTLVGLITKHGILIVEFANQLQEKGMELKAAVIESATLRLRPILMTTGAMVLGALPLALASGAGAESRQQIGWVIVGGLLLGTFFTLFVVPTVYTLLAARKAPLVDDSGAPAVVHAH, encoded by the coding sequence ATGAGAATTTCCGAGATCTGCATCAAGCGGCCGGTCTTCGCCACCGTGCTGTCGCTGGTGGTGATTCTGATCGGTATCGTTTCCTACACGCGGCTACCGGTGCGCGAATACCCGAAAATCGATGAGCCGGTGGTCACCGTCGATACGACGTATCGCGGCGCCTCGGCCGAGATCATCGAGTCGCAGGTCACCAAGCCGCTCGAGGATTCGCTGGCTGGCATCGAGGGGGTCGAGGTCATCACCTCGATCTCGCGTGCCGAGAACAGCCAGATTTCCGTGCGCTTCAAGCTCGAACGGGCGCCTGATTCGGCCGCCGCCGATGTCCGCGACCGGGTTTCGCGGGTGCGCAACAAACTGCCGGATTCGGTCGACGAACCGGTGATCGCCAAGGTCGAGGCCGATGCCAACCCGATTATCTGGCTCGCGTTCTCGTCCGACCAGCATTCGGCGCTCGAAGTCACCGATTTCGCCAGTCGCATCGTCAAACCGCGCTTGCAGACGCTGCCGGGGGCGGCCGATGTGCGTATTTTCGGGGACCGCAAGTTCGCCATGCGCATCTGGCTCGACCGTGCGCGGTTGGCCGCCTACCAATTGACGCCGGCCGATGTCGAGGATGCCTTGAGGCAGCAGAATGTCGAGGTGCCGGCTGGACGCATCGAGAGCCGCGAGCGCGAGTTCTCGGTGGTTGCCAATACCGACCTGACCAAGCCGGAACAGTTCGGCGCCATCATCGTCAAGACCGTGAATGGCTACCCGGTGCGCATTTCCGATCTCGGTCGCGTCGAGATTGCAGCCGCTTCGGAGCGCAGTTCGGTGCGTTTCAACGGCCGTTCGGCGGTGGCGCTCGGTGTAATCAAGCAGGCGACGGCCAATCCGCTGGAACTGTCAAAGGCCCTGCGTGCCGAATTGCCCAAGGTGACCAGCGAGTTGCCGCCCGGCATGCGCGTCGATATCGCCTACGATTCGTCGATCTTCATCGACCGCTCGATCGAGGCGGTGTTCCACACCATCGGCGAGGCGATCCTGCTGGTGCTGGCGATCATTTTCTTCTTCCTGCGCAATTTCCGGGCAACGCTGATTCCGTTGGTGACCATTCCGGTCTCGCTGGTCGGTGCCTTCGCCATCATGTTCATGCTTGGCTTCACGATCAACACGCTGACCCTGCTCGCCCTGGTGCTGGCCATCGGTCTCGTCGTCGACGATGCCATCGTCGTCCTGGAAAACATCTATCGCCACATCGAGGAAGGCATGCCGCGGATGCAGGCCGCCTTGCAGGGCTCGCAGGAAATCGGCTTCGCCGTCGTCGCGATGACGCTGACGCTGGCGGCGGTCTATGCCCCGGTAGCTTTCATGACCGGGCGTACCGGCAAGCTGTTCATCGAATTCGCGCTGACCTTGGCCGGCGCCGTACTGGTTTCCGGTTTCGTCGCGTTGACCCTGTCGCCGATGATGTGCTCGCTGCTGCTCAAGCACGAAGAAAAGCACGGCAAGGTCTTCATGGCCATCGAGGGCTTCCTGAACTGGTTGAATTTGGGCTACAAACGGGTGTTGACCGCAGCGCTCGGCCGGCGCTGGATTATCATGGCCGGCTTCGTCGCCGTTGCCGCTTCCAGCGTGGTGCTGTTCGGCATGCTGAAATCGGAACTGGCGCCGGTCGAGGATCGTGGCGTCATTCTCGGCGTTTTTCTCGGGCCGGACGGAGCGACCCTCGATTACACCGACAAGTATGCCCGCCAGATCGAAGGTATCTACAGCCAGACACCGGATATCGAGCGCTTCTTTGTCGTTTCCGGCAATCCGACGGTCGGCCAGGGCATTTCCTTCGTCGGCCTCACCGACTGGAAGGCGCGCAGCCGCCACTCAACGGATATCGCCAAGGAACTATTCCCGAAATTCATGGCTATTCCCGGCGTGCTGGCCTTTCCGGTAACGCCGCCGTCGCTTGGCCAGAGTCCGCGCGAACGGCCAATCAATTTCGTCGTCGTTACCTCGGCTTCCTATGAGGAACTGGAGCAGGTGACTGCCAAGATTCTCGCCGAGGTTGCCAGGAATCCCGGGCTGACCAACGTCGATACCGACCTCAAGCTGAACAAGCCGGAGCTGTCAATCGAGGTCAAACGCGACAAGGCCGCCGACATGGGCGTCCCGGTCGAGGCCATCGGTCGTACACTCGAAACGCTGCTCGGCGGGCGCCAGGTAACGCGCTTCAAGCGTGACGGCGAACAATACGATGTCATCGTTCAGGTCGCCGACAGCGATCGCCGCAATCCCGAAGACATCCGCGACATCTATGCCCGCGGCCGCGACGGCAGCATGATTTCACTCGACAATCTGGTCGGCGTCAGCGAGACCATCGCGCCGCGCGAACTGAACCACTTCGGCCAGCGTCGCGCGGTGACCGTCACCGCCAACCTGGCACCCGGCTATACGATGGGCGAAGCACTGACTTTCATGGACGGCGTTGCCGCGCAGATCCTGACGCCCGGCTACGCCGTCGACTACAACGGCCAGACCCGCGAGTTCCGCCAGTCGTCCTCGTCGCTGGGGCTCACCTTCAGCCTCGCGCTGGCCTTCATCTACCTGGTGCTGGCGGCGCAGTTCGAAAGCTTCCGCGACCCCTTCATCATCATGCTCACCGTGCCGCTGTCGATGGCCGGCGCTCTGCTGGCGCTATGGCTGACCGGCGGCACACTCAACGTCTATAGCCAGATCGGCCTGGTGACGCTGGTCGGCCTGATTACCAAGCACGGCATCCTGATCGTCGAGTTCGCCAACCAGTTGCAGGAAAAAGGCATGGAACTGAAGGCGGCGGTGATCGAATCGGCGACGCTGCGCCTGCGGCCGATCCTGATGACGACCGGCGCCATGGTGCTCGGCGCGTTGCCGCTGGCGCTGGCGAGCGGGGCCGGCGCCGAGTCGCGGCAGCAGATTGGCTGGGTTATCGTCGGCGGCCTGCTGCTCGGCACCTTCTTCACGCTGTTCGTGGTGCCGACGGTGTACACCTTGCTGGCGGCGCGTAAGGCACCGCTGGTAGACGATTCAGGCGCGCCGGCAGTGGTTCACGCGCACTAG
- a CDS encoding type II toxin-antitoxin system HicA family toxin, which translates to MSLAAFGCTLAGVYNTHANSADIIKQLLRSGWVLRGVKGSHHIDTHPERGGHISVPHAKKDLGSGLANKLLKQADLK; encoded by the coding sequence ATGTCTCTGGCCGCTTTTGGTTGTACTTTGGCTGGTGTGTATAATACACACGCGAACAGCGCCGACATCATCAAGCAGTTGCTGCGGTCCGGGTGGGTGTTGCGGGGAGTGAAAGGTTCGCACCACATCGACACGCACCCGGAACGAGGCGGTCACATCAGCGTGCCGCATGCGAAAAAGGATTTGGGCTCTGGCTTGGCCAACAAGCTGCTGAAACAAGCCGATCTGAAGTGA
- the purM gene encoding phosphoribosylformylglycinamidine cyclo-ligase has product MTLITPLSYRDAGVDIAAGDALVDRIKPLARKTMREGVLGGIGGFGALFEVPKRYQEPVLVSGTDGVGTKLRLAFELDRHDTVGQDLVAMSVNDILVQGAESLFFLDYFACGKLHVDTAAAVVGGIARGCELAGCALIGGETAEMPGMYPDGEYDLAGFAVGVVEKSMIIDGSTIQPGDVVLGLASSGAHSNGYSLVRKIIERSRPDLHASFDGERTLADVVMMPTRIYVRQVLQLMHKVKVKGMAHITGGGLLENVPRVLPESTVAELEKAAWPRPKLFDWLQAEGRVAENEMHRVFNCGIGMVIVVAAADAEPAMVELKAAGEAVYRIGRIRARQGDEAQTVVV; this is encoded by the coding sequence ATGACCCTGATTACTCCCCTTTCCTACCGCGATGCCGGCGTCGATATCGCTGCCGGCGATGCCCTCGTCGACCGCATCAAGCCGCTGGCCAGAAAAACCATGCGCGAGGGCGTGCTCGGCGGCATCGGTGGTTTCGGGGCGCTGTTCGAGGTGCCCAAGCGTTACCAGGAGCCGGTGCTGGTCTCCGGTACCGACGGCGTCGGCACCAAGCTGCGCCTGGCTTTCGAACTGGATCGTCACGATACGGTGGGGCAGGATCTGGTGGCCATGAGCGTCAATGATATTCTGGTGCAGGGCGCCGAGTCGCTTTTCTTCCTCGACTACTTTGCCTGCGGCAAGCTGCACGTCGATACCGCCGCCGCCGTCGTCGGCGGCATCGCCAGGGGTTGCGAACTGGCCGGTTGCGCGCTGATCGGCGGCGAGACCGCCGAAATGCCGGGCATGTATCCGGATGGCGAATACGATCTGGCGGGCTTTGCCGTCGGCGTTGTCGAAAAGTCCATGATCATCGACGGTTCGACCATCCAGCCCGGTGATGTCGTGCTCGGCCTGGCCTCCTCCGGCGCCCACTCCAACGGCTATTCGCTGGTGCGCAAGATCATCGAGCGTTCGCGGCCGGACCTGCATGCCTCTTTCGACGGCGAACGCACGCTCGCCGACGTCGTGATGATGCCGACCCGAATCTACGTCAGGCAGGTTCTGCAACTGATGCACAAGGTCAAAGTCAAGGGGATGGCCCACATCACCGGCGGCGGCCTGCTCGAAAATGTTCCGCGCGTGCTGCCGGAGAGCACCGTCGCCGAACTGGAAAAGGCCGCCTGGCCGCGGCCGAAGCTGTTCGACTGGCTGCAGGCCGAAGGCAGGGTCGCGGAAAACGAGATGCACCGCGTCTTCAACTGCGGGATCGGCATGGTCATCGTCGTGGCGGCGGCTGATGCCGAGCCGGCGATGGTGGAACTGAAGGCCGCCGGCGAAGCTGTCTATCGCATCGGCCGGATCCGGGCGCGGCAGGGTGACGAAGCGCAGACCGTCGTGGTCTGA
- a CDS encoding Ni/Fe hydrogenase subunit alpha, translating into MTYQLETAAHPERLRRVAIDPVSRVEGHGKVTILLDEQNRVHQVRLHIVEFRGFEKFIQGRPYWEVPVMVQRLCGICPVSHHLAASKALDIIVGARKLRPAAEKLRRLMHYGQILQSHALHFFHLCSPDLLFGFDSDVTRRNIVGVVAAHPEIARRGVLLRKFGQEVIRVTAGKRVHGTGAVPGGMNKSLTVAERDELLKEIYHIVAWSRDAVHLIQKVHTQDPGLYNSFGIFRSNFMSIVGHNGDLDFYHGTLRARDDNGKLIFDSVDYEQYDKYIEEEVRPWTYMKFPFFKSLGKEVGWYKVGPLARVQNCDQISTPFAERERQEFVDYAGGSPMHAPLAYHWTRMIEMLHAAEVIKELLHDDDLLSDDLMVEGEHQMAGVGVIEAPRGTLFHHYQVDENDLITMANLIVSTTNNNQAMNEAVRHVARRYLHGREITEGLLNHIEVAIRAFDPCLSCATHALGKMPLAVELVDAEGQVVHSLSRS; encoded by the coding sequence ATGACCTATCAACTGGAAACCGCTGCCCACCCCGAAAGATTGCGCCGTGTCGCGATTGATCCCGTCTCGCGCGTCGAGGGCCACGGCAAGGTCACCATTCTGCTCGACGAGCAGAACAGGGTGCATCAGGTGCGCCTGCACATCGTCGAGTTCCGCGGCTTCGAGAAATTCATCCAGGGCCGGCCGTATTGGGAAGTCCCGGTCATGGTCCAGCGCCTCTGTGGCATTTGCCCGGTGTCGCATCACCTCGCGGCATCGAAGGCGCTCGACATCATTGTCGGCGCCAGAAAACTGAGGCCGGCCGCCGAGAAGCTGCGCCGCCTGATGCACTACGGCCAGATTCTGCAGTCACATGCGCTGCATTTCTTTCACCTCTGTTCGCCTGACCTGCTGTTTGGCTTCGACAGCGACGTGACCCGGCGCAATATCGTCGGCGTCGTCGCCGCGCATCCCGAAATCGCCAGGCGCGGCGTGCTGCTCAGGAAGTTCGGCCAGGAAGTGATCCGCGTCACCGCCGGCAAGCGCGTGCATGGCACCGGGGCGGTGCCGGGCGGCATGAACAAATCGCTGACCGTCGCCGAGCGCGACGAACTGCTCAAGGAGATCTATCACATCGTCGCCTGGTCACGCGACGCGGTGCACCTGATCCAGAAGGTGCATACGCAGGACCCGGGTCTGTACAACAGTTTCGGCATCTTTCGCTCGAACTTCATGTCGATCGTCGGCCACAACGGCGATCTCGATTTCTATCATGGCACCCTGCGCGCGCGCGACGACAATGGCAAGCTGATCTTCGACAGCGTCGATTACGAGCAGTACGACAAGTACATCGAGGAGGAAGTCCGGCCGTGGACCTACATGAAGTTCCCGTTCTTCAAGTCGCTCGGCAAGGAGGTAGGCTGGTACAAGGTCGGCCCGCTCGCCCGCGTGCAGAACTGCGACCAGATCTCTACGCCGTTCGCCGAGCGCGAGCGACAGGAATTCGTCGACTACGCTGGTGGATCGCCGATGCATGCGCCACTCGCCTACCACTGGACGCGGATGATCGAGATGCTGCACGCCGCGGAGGTGATCAAGGAACTGTTGCACGACGATGACCTGCTGAGCGACGATCTGATGGTCGAGGGCGAGCACCAGATGGCGGGCGTCGGCGTCATCGAAGCGCCGCGCGGCACGCTGTTTCATCATTATCAGGTGGACGAAAATGACCTGATCACGATGGCCAACCTGATCGTCTCCACCACCAACAACAATCAGGCGATGAACGAGGCTGTACGCCATGTCGCCCGCCGCTACCTGCATGGGCGCGAAATCACTGAAGGCCTGCTCAACCACATCGAGGTCGCGATCCGCGCCTTCGACCCCTGCCTGTCTTGCGCCACGCATGCGCTGGGCAAAATGCCGCTGGCTGTCGAACTGGTCGATGCGGAAGGGCAGGTCGTTCATTCGCTGAGCCGTTCATGA
- a CDS encoding efflux RND transporter periplasmic adaptor subunit produces MNKNRRLGITIVVLAGLLGLGYYAYTANRTPTAVPTGTGSGPGSKAPAGGPPGGFAVAVEVAKVGASDFSDEASAVGNLKSNESVVLRPETPGRIAAINFQDGSIVAKGTLLVVIDATIQEAELEQARANLGLAQSNFKRNKDLLEKRFVSQQALDNSAATLKVQAAAVQLAEAKVAKTRIKAPFNGMVGLRNVSVGDYVKEGQDLINIEDIGTLRVDFKLPETYLGRVTKGQVVEVITDALPGETFTAVLDAVDPLVDQGGRAISSRARLDNASGKLRPGMFVRVRLLFGERKNVLMVPEQAIVPGAQPTVFKVVEGKAAATKVRLGVRRAAQVEIVDGLVADDMVVTAGQLKLRDGVPVRAIGQGAPVAPAAAGMSGMESMSGMPPVRAAEAK; encoded by the coding sequence ATGAACAAGAACCGACGACTGGGAATCACTATCGTGGTACTGGCCGGCCTGCTCGGCCTCGGCTATTACGCCTATACGGCAAACCGGACGCCGACCGCGGTCCCCACGGGAACGGGGAGCGGCCCCGGGAGCAAAGCTCCAGCCGGTGGTCCACCGGGCGGTTTCGCGGTGGCGGTCGAAGTGGCCAAGGTTGGCGCTTCGGATTTTTCCGACGAGGCCAGCGCCGTTGGTAACCTGAAATCAAACGAGTCGGTGGTCCTGCGCCCGGAAACCCCCGGGCGCATCGCCGCGATCAATTTTCAGGACGGCAGCATTGTCGCCAAGGGCACGCTGCTGGTGGTCATCGATGCCACCATCCAGGAAGCGGAACTGGAGCAGGCGCGGGCCAACCTGGGTCTGGCCCAGAGTAATTTCAAGCGCAACAAAGATCTGCTGGAGAAGCGCTTCGTCAGCCAGCAGGCGCTGGACAACTCGGCGGCGACGCTGAAGGTGCAGGCGGCGGCGGTGCAACTGGCCGAGGCCAAGGTCGCCAAGACGCGTATCAAGGCGCCGTTCAATGGCATGGTCGGGCTGCGCAACGTCAGTGTCGGCGATTACGTCAAGGAAGGGCAGGATCTGATCAACATCGAGGACATCGGCACGTTGCGGGTGGACTTCAAGCTGCCGGAAACCTATCTCGGGCGCGTTACCAAGGGGCAGGTCGTCGAGGTGATAACCGACGCCCTGCCGGGCGAAACCTTCACGGCGGTGCTCGATGCGGTGGATCCGCTGGTCGATCAGGGCGGACGGGCGATTTCCAGTCGCGCGCGGCTCGACAACGCTTCCGGCAAGCTGCGGCCGGGCATGTTCGTCCGCGTCCGCCTGCTGTTCGGCGAGCGCAAGAATGTGTTGATGGTGCCCGAGCAGGCCATCGTGCCGGGCGCCCAACCGACCGTGTTCAAGGTGGTCGAAGGCAAGGCGGCCGCCACCAAGGTCAGGCTCGGTGTGCGCCGGGCGGCTCAGGTGGAAATTGTTGACGGCCTGGTGGCCGACGATATGGTGGTTACCGCCGGCCAGCTCAAGCTGCGTGATGGCGTTCCGGTGCGGGCGATCGGTCAAGGCGCCCCGGTTGCTCCGGCGGCTGCCGGCATGAGCGGCATGGAGAGTATGTCCGGGATGCCACCAGTCAGGGCGGCTGAAGCAAAATGA
- a CDS encoding septal ring lytic transglycosylase RlpA family protein: MTKRRPSWSERLRRAVALVCGLVLAYLPGPLWAADKSAQKASPAKKVAVRKAVGKKGAKPPARAPSSEIGTAEIVESQQTGLRGSASYYGQDFHGRRTATGETFDARGFTAATNRFPLGSWVAVRRLDNTRCAIVQVNDRMHARHWVRIIDVSRGVAEYLDMIRAGVVLVRVAPLKATDRNDRSCQAAFVSDEPESGPGLLPKSLTPASPAQLDAMH, encoded by the coding sequence GTGACGAAGCGCAGACCGTCGTGGTCTGAGCGTTTGCGCCGGGCCGTCGCGCTGGTGTGCGGCCTGGTCCTGGCGTATCTGCCCGGGCCGCTATGGGCGGCGGACAAGTCCGCCCAGAAAGCTTCGCCGGCGAAGAAGGTCGCCGTCAGGAAGGCGGTGGGCAAGAAAGGCGCAAAACCGCCTGCGCGCGCGCCGTCCTCCGAGATTGGCACGGCGGAGATCGTCGAATCGCAGCAGACCGGTCTGCGCGGTTCGGCCAGTTATTACGGGCAGGATTTCCACGGCCGACGCACGGCGACCGGCGAGACCTTCGACGCGCGAGGATTTACCGCCGCCACCAACCGCTTTCCGCTCGGCAGTTGGGTGGCCGTGCGCCGGCTCGACAACACCCGGTGCGCCATCGTCCAGGTCAATGACCGCATGCATGCCAGGCACTGGGTGCGCATCATCGACGTTTCCCGGGGTGTCGCCGAGTATCTCGACATGATCCGCGCCGGTGTCGTGCTGGTGCGCGTGGCGCCGCTGAAAGCCACTGACCGCAACGATCGTTCGTGCCAAGCTGCGTTCGTGTCCGATGAGCCGGAGTCCGGTCCGGGCTTGCTCCCGAAATCGCTGACCCCGGCGTCCCCGGCTCAGCTGGATGCGATGCATTAG
- a CDS encoding IS4 family transposase, with amino-acid sequence MSWAAEEFKAIDLGDRRLDKRTVLLAERMAANPLASIPQACGGWAETQAAYRFFAQDDIEWEAILASHWRSAETRMQAHPVVLCLQDTTELDFNGQRIAGLGPLSYEAQRGMYVHPTYAVSPQREPLGVLDAWMWAREPKDASGQRGGLLESTRWTEGYTRIAELASRLPDTRLVYVADREADIVALMVQARELGHPADWLIRSQHNRALPEGGKLWTEVLASEALGGIRFTMPSRQGQKARDVRQRVWAKRVTVSDGKGSRIEVSCLVAREESAPEGVKPVEWRLLTNRPINSFEAATELIDWYRARWEIELFFHVLKNGCRVEALQLSTVARLERALALFMVVAWRIARLMRLGRTCPDLDAALLFEQDEWQAAYILNRKKVPKTPPRLNEVVRLVAMLGGFLARKGDGEPGVKTIWLGLQRVVDFAAGIRFAREAHAL; translated from the coding sequence ATGAGTTGGGCAGCGGAGGAGTTCAAGGCGATCGACCTGGGCGACCGGCGTCTGGACAAGCGCACGGTGCTGCTGGCGGAGCGCATGGCCGCCAACCCGCTGGCCAGCATCCCGCAAGCCTGCGGCGGCTGGGCGGAAACCCAGGCGGCATATCGCTTTTTTGCGCAGGACGACATCGAATGGGAAGCCATCCTCGCCTCGCACTGGCGAAGCGCCGAAACGCGCATGCAGGCGCACCCGGTGGTGCTGTGCCTCCAAGACACCACGGAACTGGATTTCAATGGTCAGCGCATTGCCGGTCTGGGGCCGCTCTCGTATGAAGCCCAACGCGGGATGTACGTGCATCCCACCTACGCGGTCAGTCCGCAGCGTGAACCCTTGGGTGTTCTGGACGCCTGGATGTGGGCACGCGAACCCAAGGACGCGAGCGGCCAACGAGGTGGCCTGCTGGAAAGCACCCGCTGGACGGAGGGCTACACCCGCATCGCGGAGTTGGCGAGCAGGCTGCCGGACACCCGGCTGGTGTATGTGGCGGATCGGGAGGCGGACATCGTGGCCCTGATGGTGCAAGCCCGCGAGCTGGGGCATCCCGCCGACTGGCTGATTCGTTCCCAGCACAATCGGGCGCTTCCCGAGGGCGGCAAGCTGTGGACTGAGGTCCTGGCCAGCGAAGCGCTCGGCGGCATCCGCTTCACGATGCCTTCGCGGCAAGGACAGAAGGCGCGGGACGTTCGGCAACGAGTCTGGGCAAAGCGGGTGACGGTCTCCGACGGCAAGGGGAGCCGGATCGAGGTGAGTTGTCTGGTGGCGCGAGAAGAAAGTGCCCCCGAGGGCGTGAAGCCGGTGGAATGGCGGCTGCTGACCAATCGGCCGATTAACTCTTTCGAAGCGGCGACCGAACTGATCGACTGGTACCGGGCGCGCTGGGAGATCGAACTGTTCTTCCATGTCCTCAAGAACGGCTGCCGCGTAGAGGCGTTGCAGTTGAGCACCGTGGCGCGGCTGGAACGGGCGCTGGCGCTGTTCATGGTGGTGGCTTGGCGGATTGCCCGACTCATGCGCCTGGGCCGTACCTGCCCAGACCTGGATGCGGCCTTGCTGTTCGAGCAGGACGAATGGCAAGCGGCTTACATCCTGAATCGGAAGAAGGTGCCCAAGACGCCGCCCAGGCTCAATGAAGTGGTGCGCTTGGTGGCGATGCTTGGCGGATTTCTGGCCCGCAAGGGCGATGGCGAGCCGGGTGTGAAGACCATTTGGCTCGGCCTTCAACGCGTCGTCGATTTCGCGGCGGGGATCAGGTTCGCCCGGGAAGCTCATGCGCTATGA